From Bacillus oleivorans, the proteins below share one genomic window:
- a CDS encoding alpha/beta fold hydrolase, which produces MKTVINYSVLPNGERIAYQEREGGDIPFVLIHGNMTSSVHWDIVIERLDPKFKVYAVDMRGFGHSSYHQRIESIRDFSEDIKAWADEIGLRNFICMGWSTGGAVGMQLAADHPGYISQLLLLASASTRGYAFYAALEDGLPDVNKRFTSLEEIKQDIVRTIPIQNAYDEKNKGFLEAVWNAAIYRKKQPERDRYDRYLEDMLTQRNLAEVYHALNTFNISPEYNGLTEGTNQVKDIMIPVAVLYGEEDMVVLRQMTEEILEDFGGRAEAFALKGCGHSPLIDDPDQLLSAIEGFLQKVGV; this is translated from the coding sequence ATGAAAACGGTCATAAACTATTCGGTTCTGCCAAATGGGGAAAGAATCGCTTATCAGGAAAGAGAAGGCGGAGATATTCCGTTTGTTCTGATTCATGGAAACATGACTTCATCGGTTCACTGGGACATCGTCATAGAAAGGCTAGATCCGAAATTTAAAGTGTATGCGGTTGATATGCGAGGTTTTGGGCATTCAAGCTACCATCAGAGAATCGAATCGATTCGCGATTTTTCTGAAGATATAAAAGCGTGGGCTGATGAAATTGGATTAAGAAACTTTATTTGTATGGGCTGGTCTACTGGAGGAGCAGTCGGAATGCAGCTAGCTGCTGATCATCCGGGTTACATATCTCAGTTGCTTCTGCTCGCTTCCGCTTCTACAAGGGGATATGCTTTCTATGCGGCTTTAGAGGATGGTCTCCCAGATGTAAATAAAAGATTTACGAGCCTTGAGGAAATTAAACAGGATATTGTGAGAACAATCCCGATCCAAAATGCTTATGATGAAAAGAATAAGGGGTTCCTCGAGGCAGTGTGGAATGCTGCCATTTATCGAAAAAAACAGCCGGAGCGGGACAGATATGACCGTTACTTAGAGGACATGTTAACCCAAAGAAATTTAGCAGAAGTGTATCATGCTTTAAATACGTTTAACATCAGCCCTGAATATAACGGATTAACAGAAGGAACGAACCAAGTTAAAGATATTATGATTCCAGTTGCCGTTTTATATGGAGAAGAGGATATGGTTGTTTTGAGACAGATGACGGAAGAAATTTTAGAGGACTTTGGCGGAAGAGCAGAAGCTTTTGCGTTAAAAGGCTGCGGCCATTCACCGCTAATTGATGATCCAGATCAATTGCTTTCCGCGATAGAAGGGTTTTTACAGAAAGTCGGGGTGTAA
- the fabG gene encoding 3-oxoacyl-ACP reductase FabG, with translation MRLKNRVAIITGAANGIGLEAAHVFVREGAKVVLADFQEEAGNTAAQKLKEEGYEALFVQVDVSKKESVTHLIERTLDEYGTIDILVNNAGITRDALLVKMTEEDFKRVLDVNVTGVFLCTQAVVPIMAEKGYGKIINTSSVSGVYGNVGQTNYAASKAAVVGMTKTWAKELGRKGIRVNAVAPGFIETGMVETVPEKVIESLKKMIPAMELGKPTDIANAYLYLASEESHYVNGTVLHVDGGIIM, from the coding sequence ATGAGGTTAAAAAATCGGGTTGCTATTATTACAGGTGCCGCTAATGGGATTGGATTAGAAGCGGCGCATGTATTTGTGCGAGAAGGGGCAAAGGTGGTGCTCGCTGATTTTCAAGAAGAAGCAGGTAACACAGCTGCTCAAAAACTGAAAGAAGAAGGGTACGAAGCATTATTCGTGCAAGTGGATGTCAGCAAAAAAGAGAGTGTCACACATCTGATAGAGCGCACCCTTGATGAATATGGAACGATTGATATTTTAGTCAATAATGCAGGAATTACACGGGATGCGCTGCTTGTCAAAATGACAGAAGAAGATTTTAAAAGAGTTCTAGATGTGAATGTAACCGGAGTTTTTCTTTGTACCCAGGCTGTTGTTCCAATTATGGCAGAAAAGGGATATGGGAAAATTATTAACACCTCTTCTGTCTCTGGAGTTTATGGAAATGTCGGCCAAACTAATTATGCAGCCAGTAAAGCAGCGGTAGTAGGTATGACGAAAACATGGGCCAAAGAACTGGGGAGAAAAGGAATTCGGGTTAATGCCGTTGCACCAGGATTTATCGAAACAGGAATGGTTGAAACCGTTCCTGAAAAAGTAATCGAATCTTTGAAAAAAATGATTCCAGCGATGGAACTCGGAAAACCAACCGATATTGCAAATGCATACCTTTACCTTGCTTCTGAAGAATCTCATTATGTGAATGGAACAGTTCTCCATGTTGATGGAGGAATCATTATGTAA
- a CDS encoding class I adenylate-forming enzyme family protein: protein MQVELNWITSRARLSGDNIAVIDGETNQVYTYEQLDYRSNSLAYSLQNMGVKKGDRLAILSPNDVSYLDLLFACIKLNAIFVPLNWRLAKEEIEWILNDSEPACVFCHSDYTLMISDFARFSVITLHTEQYKSMVSGNRHPVLFEEQHERDALAMIYTGGTTGKPKGVILSHQSILWNAMNTIISWNLTKDDTTLTVLPMFHTGGLNALTIPILLMGGKVVLAQLFTPEKATRLLEQHQCTIVLFVPTMYQSFINSHVFTEHSYPSMKLFLSGGAPCPAEIYDAFKEKGILFKEGYGLTEAGPNNFYIDPEMAYEKRGSVGKPMLFNDAKIINDEGKEAKANEIGELWVKGKHGFELYWNNLEATVETKNDGWIATGDLAKKDEEGYYYIVGRKKDLIITGGENVYPLEVEQCLLKHPSILEAAVVGIPDMYWGEKVTGFLVVKDGSCLDDKEITDFCAQYLGKYKIPKTYHIVAELPKTHVGKIDKKRLKEMGIHKVRE from the coding sequence ATGCAGGTGGAATTGAATTGGATTACAAGCAGAGCGAGACTTTCTGGAGACAATATCGCTGTTATAGATGGAGAAACCAATCAGGTTTATACGTATGAGCAGTTAGACTATCGTTCGAACAGTCTGGCCTATTCCCTGCAAAATATGGGAGTGAAAAAAGGAGATCGATTGGCTATTCTTTCTCCCAATGATGTGTCTTATTTAGATCTATTGTTTGCTTGTATCAAACTTAATGCGATTTTTGTCCCTTTAAATTGGCGATTGGCAAAAGAAGAAATAGAGTGGATTCTAAATGATTCAGAACCCGCCTGCGTATTTTGCCATTCAGATTATACATTGATGATTTCGGATTTCGCGAGATTTTCAGTTATCACTCTACATACAGAACAATATAAATCGATGGTAAGCGGGAATCGACATCCTGTTTTATTTGAGGAACAACATGAGCGGGATGCTTTAGCGATGATTTATACCGGAGGAACAACAGGTAAGCCTAAAGGTGTTATTCTTTCCCATCAATCGATTCTTTGGAATGCGATGAATACGATCATAAGCTGGAATTTGACGAAGGATGATACAACGTTAACCGTGCTGCCGATGTTTCATACAGGGGGACTGAACGCCTTAACAATCCCCATTCTTTTAATGGGAGGCAAGGTGGTGCTAGCTCAATTATTTACTCCTGAAAAAGCAACGAGATTATTAGAGCAGCACCAATGTACAATTGTATTATTTGTACCAACGATGTATCAGTCGTTCATTAATTCGCACGTTTTTACCGAGCATTCCTATCCATCTATGAAGCTATTTCTTTCAGGAGGTGCTCCTTGTCCAGCAGAAATTTATGATGCGTTCAAAGAAAAGGGCATTCTTTTTAAAGAAGGATATGGGTTAACAGAAGCAGGTCCTAATAATTTTTATATTGATCCTGAAATGGCTTATGAAAAAAGGGGATCTGTTGGAAAGCCGATGCTGTTTAATGACGCCAAAATTATAAATGATGAAGGGAAAGAAGCAAAAGCCAACGAAATTGGAGAACTATGGGTAAAAGGAAAACACGGTTTTGAATTATATTGGAACAACCTCGAAGCAACCGTTGAAACAAAAAACGACGGCTGGATTGCTACAGGGGATTTAGCAAAAAAAGATGAGGAAGGCTATTACTATATAGTTGGCAGAAAGAAAGACCTCATTATTACCGGTGGAGAAAATGTGTATCCATTAGAAGTAGAACAATGTTTACTTAAACACCCATCGATATTGGAAGCAGCTGTCGTTGGTATTCCAGATATGTACTGGGGTGAAAAAGTAACCGGATTTCTTGTGGTAAAAGATGGATCCTGCTTAGACGATAAGGAGATAACCGATTTTTGTGCGCAATATTTAGGAAAATATAAGATTCCAAAAACCTATCATATTGTAGCAGAGCTGCCGAAAACCCATGTAGGAAAAATCGATAAAAAAAGACTAAAAGAAATGGGAATTCATAAGGTTCGTGAATAA
- a CDS encoding MFS transporter yields MVESRKILFFTGVVLVMCGVFVACNIYTLIPIYPHVSESLDVKTQQVVFGSTLFTLFYSFGLLTFGAISDAFGRRIIIIFGLLTSAITTLLVGLSPTIESLYLFRAIQGFSLATFAPVTFTYCFEAFPARYRTLVISLINTGFLVAGILGQVISQVFADISHWRDTYYFFAISYAALFVMTFVSLPKIKEACNRGELLKTYRRIVQNKSLLKCYGIVFTLLFSFIAFYDGLNHFYSDNPNELFMLRVTGLFGAILSFFTGKILDKWGDMKTLYLGLFLGITSLTLLIFDPSFHILAIVSILLVSSVSILVPTMITIIGSIAGKDRAKALSIYSFILLTGATAASPIAIWLSFKITVLLLIFLFLANLLLGTSLFPKTKRQSARL; encoded by the coding sequence ATGGTTGAATCCAGGAAAATATTATTTTTTACCGGTGTGGTATTAGTGATGTGTGGTGTATTTGTGGCTTGCAATATCTACACCCTTATTCCGATTTATCCGCATGTATCGGAAAGTCTCGATGTAAAAACACAGCAAGTTGTATTTGGCAGTACCCTTTTTACCTTATTCTACTCTTTTGGTCTTTTAACCTTCGGAGCCATATCGGATGCCTTTGGAAGAAGAATAATCATTATTTTCGGACTCCTGACTTCCGCCATCACGACTCTTTTAGTCGGGTTGTCTCCTACTATTGAGAGTCTCTATCTGTTCAGAGCCATACAGGGATTTTCACTGGCGACTTTTGCTCCTGTTACCTTTACGTATTGCTTTGAAGCCTTTCCTGCAAGATATCGAACTCTTGTCATCTCTCTGATTAATACAGGGTTTTTAGTGGCAGGCATTTTAGGTCAGGTAATTAGCCAGGTTTTTGCGGATATTTCTCACTGGCGGGATACCTATTATTTCTTTGCGATTTCCTATGCAGCATTATTCGTCATGACATTCGTTAGTTTGCCAAAAATTAAAGAAGCCTGCAATCGGGGAGAGCTGCTAAAAACGTATAGGCGCATTGTTCAAAATAAATCATTGCTGAAATGCTATGGAATCGTTTTTACTCTACTGTTTTCGTTTATTGCTTTCTATGATGGATTGAATCATTTTTATAGTGACAACCCAAACGAATTATTTATGCTTCGGGTAACTGGATTATTTGGAGCGATTCTTTCTTTTTTTACGGGAAAAATCCTTGATAAGTGGGGAGATATGAAAACCCTGTATCTCGGTCTTTTTCTAGGAATCACAAGCTTAACCCTTTTGATTTTTGATCCATCTTTTCACATATTGGCAATCGTTTCAATCTTATTGGTTTCGTCCGTTTCTATTCTCGTACCAACCATGATCACTATCATTGGATCGATTGCCGGAAAGGATCGGGCCAAAGCATTATCGATTTATTCTTTCATTTTACTGACAGGTGCAACTGCAGCTTCTCCGATTGCGATTTGGCTTTCCTTCAAAATCACTGTTTTATTATTAATTTTCTTATTTCTGGCCAACCTTTTACTGGGAACCTCTCTTTTTCCAAAAACAAAAAGACAAAGTGCCAGGCTCTGA
- the addB gene encoding helicase-exonuclease AddAB subunit AddB, with protein sequence MSLSVTFLLGRSGSGKTERMLEEIIADLKEQPLGPPILIIVPDQMTFQIEYELAKRLPANGMIRAQVYSFSRLAWRVLQETGGLTRLPIDSTGISMLIRKILNERKNELRLFQSQGDKIGFIEKLGELLTELKRYCVQPEELQQLHSELEQEIGRSTLSDKLNDLPLVLQAFQERIEGKYIDQEDSLRLLAEQMSFSSLLNGAKVYVDGFYSFTPQEYEVIASLMNGSVHIHFLLTLDRPYRNELPNELEIFRMSGETYATLYQIARDAGIHCEDEILENQYRAHVSLNHLEGELVSMPPVPFLEDAAITMAEAANRRAEVEGMAQSIHKLVREENYRFRDIAILVRNGSTYDELFDTIFKQYDIPYFKDQKRKMIHHPVIELIRSVLEVIQQNWRYEPIFRAVKTELLYPREADASIFRSDADLLENYCLAYGIKGKQWTSKERWKYRRYKGLEWTDLPQTDEEKRMETKINELRIIVSAPINRFANRLKRASNVKEQVEALYLFLEELEIPAKLEKWIHEAEEKGNLEQAREHDQVWDAVIRLLDQAVELLGDEELSLKQFSEIIESGFNALTYSIVPQSLDQVVIANMDQSRIHHGKAAFIIGLNDGVLPQKQSDDGIIADEERILMKNAGIPLAPSSEIRLLDEDFIAYKAFTTPMEKLFVSYPIADEEGKSLLASPWIKRLKELFPKTERLTWGLEPSESSEKQFALNPDVALSHLTSQLQLYKKGYPISDFWWDVYNVLMDIPSLKTTTEKVLASLFFENKAKDLSKKITKELYGNEIQASVSRMEKFNSCPFSHFISHGLRLEPRLIYKLDAPNIGELFHGALKLLADHLEASQRSWASLSKQDCEKLSKDVVEALAPKLQNQILLSSNRHHYIRHKLEQVIAKTSYALSKQAQASKFVPAGLELGFGKNGTLPPLTFSLDDGTKMELVGRIDRVDTATYNSGTYIRVVDYKSSKKELQLSDIYYGLSLQMMTYLDLAVTYSKDWLGTKADPAGVLYFHIHNPFLQTNVPLEEEQIESELLKQYKMLGLLLSDPDIVKLMDQSLESGTSSIVSAGLKKDGSFNAHSKIAAKEEFDVLRKYVRKTFKKAGNQMVAGRVDIAPYKLRNQTPCTFCSYKSICQFDSGLPENSYRHLQHAKSETAIDLIRREVEVNE encoded by the coding sequence ATGAGTTTGTCAGTAACGTTTTTATTAGGGCGTTCGGGTTCAGGAAAAACAGAGAGAATGCTAGAAGAAATCATAGCAGATCTAAAGGAACAGCCACTCGGTCCGCCGATTTTAATTATCGTACCGGATCAAATGACCTTTCAAATTGAATACGAATTAGCGAAGCGTCTCCCGGCAAACGGAATGATCCGTGCACAAGTCTATAGCTTTTCAAGACTTGCCTGGCGGGTTCTTCAGGAAACAGGGGGATTAACCAGGCTTCCGATCGACTCTACAGGAATCAGTATGCTCATCAGAAAAATACTGAATGAAAGAAAAAATGAGCTTCGTTTATTTCAATCTCAGGGTGATAAAATCGGCTTTATTGAAAAGCTTGGCGAATTGTTAACAGAATTAAAACGTTATTGTGTCCAGCCAGAAGAATTACAGCAGCTGCATAGCGAGTTAGAACAGGAAATTGGGAGATCGACTCTTTCTGATAAACTCAATGATTTGCCGCTTGTTCTGCAAGCTTTTCAAGAGAGAATTGAAGGGAAATATATTGATCAAGAAGACAGTCTTCGTTTACTGGCAGAACAAATGTCTTTTTCGAGTTTACTGAATGGTGCAAAGGTATATGTGGATGGATTTTATAGCTTTACGCCTCAGGAATATGAGGTTATTGCAAGCTTAATGAACGGTTCCGTACATATCCATTTTCTGTTAACTCTCGATCGGCCTTATCGGAATGAACTGCCTAATGAGCTGGAAATATTCAGAATGTCTGGAGAAACATATGCAACTCTATATCAAATCGCAAGAGATGCGGGTATTCATTGTGAAGATGAGATTCTTGAGAATCAATACCGGGCTCATGTTTCACTGAACCATTTAGAAGGAGAACTGGTGAGTATGCCTCCGGTTCCTTTTTTAGAGGATGCGGCAATTACAATGGCAGAGGCTGCGAATCGCCGTGCAGAAGTGGAAGGAATGGCTCAATCGATTCACAAATTAGTCAGAGAGGAAAATTATCGTTTTCGTGACATTGCGATATTAGTTCGCAATGGATCCACTTATGATGAACTGTTTGATACGATTTTCAAACAGTATGATATTCCATATTTTAAGGATCAAAAGAGGAAAATGATACATCACCCAGTGATTGAATTGATTCGCTCTGTACTTGAAGTCATTCAGCAGAATTGGCGCTATGAGCCGATTTTTAGGGCGGTTAAAACGGAATTATTGTATCCGCGTGAGGCAGATGCATCCATCTTCCGTTCAGATGCAGACCTTCTTGAAAATTACTGTCTGGCTTATGGTATTAAAGGAAAGCAGTGGACAAGCAAGGAACGTTGGAAATACAGACGATACAAAGGGCTTGAATGGACTGACCTGCCTCAGACCGATGAGGAAAAAAGAATGGAAACGAAAATTAATGAGCTTCGGATTATTGTCTCGGCTCCTATAAACCGCTTTGCTAACCGACTAAAACGTGCTAGTAATGTAAAAGAGCAAGTAGAGGCTCTTTATTTATTCTTAGAAGAATTAGAGATTCCTGCTAAACTGGAAAAATGGATCCATGAAGCAGAGGAAAAAGGAAACCTCGAACAAGCGAGAGAACATGATCAGGTGTGGGATGCTGTGATCCGTTTATTGGATCAGGCTGTTGAATTACTGGGGGATGAGGAGCTTTCCCTCAAGCAATTTTCAGAAATCATAGAATCAGGCTTTAATGCTCTTACCTATTCAATAGTTCCGCAATCTCTTGATCAGGTCGTGATTGCCAATATGGATCAGTCAAGAATCCACCATGGGAAAGCTGCTTTTATTATTGGACTTAATGATGGTGTGCTCCCGCAAAAGCAATCAGACGATGGAATCATTGCCGATGAAGAGCGGATTCTCATGAAAAACGCGGGGATTCCTCTAGCGCCAAGCAGTGAAATTCGTTTGTTAGATGAAGATTTTATTGCCTATAAAGCTTTTACAACTCCGATGGAAAAGCTATTTGTGAGCTATCCGATTGCCGATGAAGAGGGGAAAAGCTTGCTGGCCTCTCCTTGGATAAAACGATTAAAAGAGCTGTTCCCTAAAACCGAACGACTTACCTGGGGCTTAGAGCCTTCTGAGTCATCAGAAAAGCAATTTGCGCTTAACCCGGATGTAGCTTTATCACATTTAACCAGCCAATTGCAGCTTTACAAAAAAGGTTATCCGATTTCTGATTTTTGGTGGGATGTTTATAACGTATTGATGGATATTCCATCACTTAAAACTACAACCGAGAAAGTACTCGCTAGTTTATTCTTTGAAAATAAAGCAAAGGACCTAAGCAAAAAAATTACGAAAGAGCTTTATGGGAATGAGATTCAGGCAAGTGTCTCAAGAATGGAAAAGTTCAATTCGTGCCCATTCTCACACTTTATTTCACATGGTTTGCGTCTTGAACCAAGACTTATTTATAAATTAGATGCGCCCAATATAGGAGAGCTTTTTCATGGGGCTTTAAAACTGTTAGCAGACCATTTGGAAGCGAGTCAACGGTCCTGGGCGTCTTTATCGAAGCAGGATTGTGAAAAGTTATCCAAAGATGTGGTAGAAGCTTTAGCTCCAAAGCTGCAAAATCAGATACTGCTCAGTTCAAACCGGCATCATTATATACGTCATAAATTAGAGCAGGTGATTGCAAAAACATCGTACGCCTTAAGCAAACAGGCACAAGCAAGTAAGTTTGTACCTGCCGGATTGGAACTTGGATTCGGAAAAAATGGAACACTCCCTCCGCTTACGTTCTCATTAGATGATGGTACGAAGATGGAGCTGGTTGGGCGAATTGACCGGGTCGATACGGCTACCTATAATAGCGGGACATATATCCGGGTGGTAGATTATAAATCCAGCAAAAAAGAACTCCAGCTAAGTGATATTTACTATGGTTTATCTCTGCAAATGATGACTTATTTAGATTTGGCTGTGACGTATTCAAAGGACTGGCTCGGTACAAAAGCAGATCCCGCTGGAGTACTTTACTTCCATATCCATAATCCATTCCTACAGACTAATGTGCCGCTTGAGGAAGAACAAATTGAATCCGAGCTATTAAAACAATACAAAATGTTAGGTCTTTTATTATCAGACCCTGACATTGTGAAACTGATGGATCAAAGCCTTGAGAGCGGAACTTCATCGATCGTTTCAGCAGGTTTGAAAAAGGATGGAAGTTTTAATGCTCACTCAAAAATTGCTGCCAAAGAAGAATTTGATGTCTTAAGAAAATATGTGAGAAAGACATTTAAAAAAGCAGGTAACCAAATGGTAGCGGGCCGAGTCGACATTGCTCCATATAAGTTAAGGAACCAGACCCCTTGCACGTTTTGTTCCTATAAATCTATTTGCCAATTTGATAGCGGCTTACCAGAAAATTCGTATCGCCATCTGCAGCATGCTAAATCAGAAACAGCAATTGACCTGATCAGAAGGGAGGTTGAGGTAAATGAATAA